CATTGAGAATCATCGCTTTCACCACTTGCCCGGGGCTGATGTGGTTCAGCGGATGCGGGGTCAGAAACTCGTCGGTTAGCTCCACCAAACCGATCTCATCCACTAACGCCGCCACTAACCCTAAGTGGTCCAGGTTTTCTATCTTCAAGGCGCGATCCCAATCCTTACCCTGAGCTTACCTCCGCTGACCCAAATACTCCTTTTGTCAACCTGCGGAATGTCGGTTGAAACCCGTCAAGAGGCAGACTATTTGATCTTGTTTAGCTTTCCGCCTGAGCAAGTCGAAAAGATCATTCAAGATTCAATCGGCTTTGTTCAAGCGATGCGCGAGCTTTTGGAGTCTCCACCAAAATCGGTTTAGGCATCTCCCCTCAGCGCCCGCCGCGCCAGCTTGCTGTAGGTCTTCGCCGTCTCGTAGGGAATGCCCAAGTCTTCTGCGATCGCCTGTAGCGAATCCCCCAGCTCGCGCCGCGCCAAAACCGTCGCCCAGGTTTCCGCCGAATCTTGGGCGCGGTGGCCCCCCGTGCGCTTCTTCTGGTTGACAAAATAGGTCGTCAGCTCGTCAATGCGATCGGCCAGCAGCCGTTGGGCCGCAGGTATTTCCTGGGGTGCTGCCTGGCTCAGGTGCCAGCCCAGGCGCGTTTGCCCCAGCCCAAACGTCGTTTTGTGGCCCGTGCCACAGTAGGGCGCATAGTGCCCCAGCGTATAGAACAGCTGCTCAAACTCTTCATGTGCCGCCGCTTTGCCCGCCAGCCCATAGGTCACCGCCCCCACAAACCCCGTCACCGAGCCACGCTTACCTGCCGCAATCTTCTCGCTAGCCAGCTCATGCCGCTGAAACACCACGCAGTCATCCACCCAGTCGAGAAACTCGTCTTGATCGACCGGGC
Above is a window of Nodosilinea sp. PGN35 DNA encoding:
- a CDS encoding DUF4277 domain-containing protein yields the protein MKIENLDHLGLVAALVDEIGLVELTDEFLTPHPLNHISPGQVVKAMILN
- the cas6 gene encoding CRISPR-associated endoribonuclease Cas6; amino-acid sequence: MVGLQFDLVADSAYELYPQYTIGLHAWFLEQIQDFDPALSAQLHDGETDKAFNISGLSGQFSTQSRSLQLQAGKTYQWTVNGLTKPVVAGLAQWLKQLPEVVALKNAPLAIRRVSYAQEPTTYAKLAAVETGRSLSLTFVSPTSFRRKGHHLPLPWPRNVFHSYLRRWNEFADRPVDQDEFLDWVDDCVVFQRHELASEKIAAGKRGSVTGFVGAVTYGLAGKAAAHEEFEQLFYTLGHYAPYCGTGHKTTFGLGQTRLGWHLSQAAPQEIPAAQRLLADRIDELTTYFVNQKKRTGGHRAQDSAETWATVLARRELGDSLQAIAEDLGIPYETAKTYSKLARRALRGDA